Proteins from a genomic interval of Paenibacillus sp. FSL R5-0623:
- a CDS encoding S-layer homology domain-containing protein, which yields MVYRKNKMHSLFTLTLAGLLFLLWGAQAAHAEQVDSLLPERSQQEIVQKWNQWMNGNDTSPLYTKTPSTIAPYSAGVVSDAYLEQGLNAANFYRFITGLQGDLVLDPTLNRQAQHGAVVVSTGGYLSHYPKQPGDMPKDFFDTGLKSASSSNLYVTSSAKDNVLTKSIQAYMNDSDASNIDRLGHRRWILSPQLQRIGFGLATRSEAGKTYDQYYSAMQVFDKSRTGGTSFNYSLFPNQGAFPIEAFGSTQAWSVQLNTDVFAKPSLSEVQVEMTRTSDQRTWTFNAKNQNSGFPTGYYNVDPADKQWFNQAYFNVETGGYGYGYAIIFRPDDVQLLKNGDTFNIQITGLQKKNGTAAEISYSTRFFHVDGVQDTTLTRITPEQPNLKVRAGEQIDLPSITAVNDNGTSYVPQSNVSFTTTSDRIAIKDGKIIGLQAGKAEIRVRFEGKEVVVSVTVTGIPQLSDIRTHWAKDAIQWAVQQEMVSGYEDGTFKPNNQVSEAEFLSMLFKLYANSHVIQSIDAAEGQAIKGNIWSDRYYTYASALNLKLDASKQNPKLRNHALNRIEVAVIVAGLGGKNYTQDEDAIRYLLNMGYSSGKTAATVQGYAGQESLTRAEAVVFLQNLKEKGFELWSRPKNSTEATENEKNGGLPDQTMKAVYSADHTLVLQGTFPAYANQTMPIKIHGPSPAAEHIQTQQVTTDAYGNFKLTVSNLDAKELNLYVDVREDYAYWISVEAGRTAISDYTE from the coding sequence ATGGTTTACCGGAAAAATAAAATGCATTCACTGTTCACCCTGACCTTGGCAGGGCTGCTGTTTCTGTTATGGGGTGCTCAAGCGGCACATGCGGAACAGGTCGACAGTTTGTTGCCTGAGCGAAGTCAGCAGGAGATTGTACAGAAGTGGAATCAGTGGATGAATGGCAATGATACATCTCCCCTGTATACAAAGACACCTTCGACAATTGCTCCCTACTCTGCTGGTGTGGTAAGTGATGCCTATCTGGAGCAGGGGCTGAACGCAGCCAACTTTTATCGTTTTATAACGGGTCTACAGGGCGATCTTGTTCTTGATCCGACATTGAATCGCCAAGCCCAGCATGGGGCTGTTGTGGTCTCTACAGGTGGATACTTGTCCCATTATCCGAAACAACCAGGAGATATGCCAAAGGATTTCTTTGATACCGGTTTAAAGTCTGCCAGCAGCTCCAATCTGTATGTTACCAGCAGTGCCAAGGATAACGTCCTGACAAAAAGCATTCAGGCCTACATGAATGATTCGGATGCCTCCAATATTGATCGACTCGGTCATCGGCGCTGGATTTTGAGTCCACAACTGCAACGAATCGGATTTGGACTCGCCACTCGTAGTGAAGCAGGCAAGACATATGATCAGTACTATAGTGCCATGCAGGTATTTGATAAAAGCAGAACGGGGGGAACTTCGTTCAACTACAGCCTGTTTCCGAATCAGGGAGCTTTTCCAATCGAAGCCTTTGGTAGTACACAGGCCTGGTCTGTTCAACTGAATACAGATGTATTCGCGAAGCCATCACTGTCTGAGGTACAGGTCGAGATGACTCGGACTTCCGATCAACGTACGTGGACCTTTAATGCCAAGAACCAGAACAGTGGCTTTCCAACCGGTTATTACAACGTGGACCCTGCGGACAAACAATGGTTTAATCAAGCCTATTTCAATGTAGAGACAGGTGGATATGGGTATGGGTACGCCATCATCTTCCGTCCCGACGATGTGCAATTGTTAAAGAACGGCGATACGTTCAACATTCAAATTACAGGTCTGCAAAAGAAAAACGGTACAGCTGCGGAAATCTCATACTCCACACGTTTCTTCCATGTTGACGGTGTTCAAGATACAACACTTACCCGTATAACGCCAGAACAACCAAACCTGAAAGTCCGAGCAGGAGAACAGATTGATCTGCCTTCGATCACTGCCGTGAATGATAACGGAACATCCTATGTTCCACAGTCTAACGTTTCGTTCACCACTACGTCAGATCGCATTGCGATCAAGGATGGAAAAATCATTGGACTTCAGGCTGGTAAAGCCGAAATTCGGGTTCGTTTTGAAGGGAAAGAAGTGGTTGTCTCTGTTACGGTAACGGGAATCCCCCAATTAAGTGATATCCGCACACATTGGGCGAAAGATGCCATTCAATGGGCCGTTCAACAGGAGATGGTCAGTGGATACGAGGATGGAACGTTCAAACCCAACAATCAGGTGAGTGAAGCCGAATTCCTCTCTATGTTGTTCAAGCTGTATGCGAATTCCCATGTCATTCAGAGCATCGATGCTGCAGAGGGACAAGCTATTAAAGGAAACATCTGGAGTGATCGTTACTACACCTATGCTTCCGCGTTGAATCTGAAACTGGATGCCAGCAAACAGAATCCGAAGCTGCGCAATCATGCCTTGAACCGAATAGAAGTAGCCGTAATCGTGGCGGGGCTTGGCGGTAAAAATTATACCCAGGATGAAGATGCCATCCGGTATCTACTGAACATGGGATACTCTTCCGGCAAAACTGCAGCTACGGTGCAAGGTTATGCGGGACAAGAATCCTTGACCCGGGCTGAGGCTGTTGTTTTTCTCCAGAACCTGAAGGAAAAAGGCTTCGAACTATGGAGCAGACCGAAGAATTCTACTGAAGCTACCGAGAATGAAAAGAACGGCGGACTACCGGACCAGACCATGAAAGCAGTATATTCTGCCGATCACACGCTGGTCCTTCAAGGTACGTTCCCGGCGTATGCCAACCAGACGATGCCAATTAAAATCCATGGTCCTTCGCCTGCTGCAGAGCATATCCAAACCCAGCAGGTTACAACAGATGCCTATGGCAATTTCAAACTAACGGTAAGTAACCTTGATGCGAAGGAACTTAACCTCTATGTGGACGTGCGCGAAGATTATGCCTACTGGATCAGTGTAGAGGCGGGGCGTACTGCGATAAGTGATTATACCGAGTAA